The genomic DNA AACGCCGGGACCAGCGCCGCGAACAACCCGACGACCGCCGAGCCCGCGAACACCACCCCGATCGTCGGCCAGGGGATGTCGAGCACCTTCAGGCCCTCCAGCGCCAGCAGTTGCTGTGCCGCCATGCCCCACGCCAGCCCGAGCCCGAGCCCGAGCAGCGCGCCGAACAGGGCGATCACCACCGACTCCAGCCGGATCATCCGGCGCAGTTGCCTGCGCGACAGCCCGATCGCGCGCACCAGCCCGATCTCCCGGGTCCGCTCGACCACCGACAGGGCCAGGGTGTTGACGACGCCGAGGACCGCCACGATGATCGCCAGCGCCAGCAGTCCGTTGACGAGGTTGAGCATCTGGCCCACCTGGTCCTTCAGGGTCTGCTTGAAGTCCGTCTGGTCGCGCACCTGGTACTGCGGGTACGGGTCCATCAGCTCCTTCAGCGAGGCGTACGCGGCCTCCTCCTGGCCCTCCTTCGCCTTGCCGAACATGATGTCGTCGAACGGCAGGTCGCCGGCCTTGATGTAGTCCCGGGCCGTGGTCAGGTTCAGATACGCGGCACCCGCGTCGAGCGTGGTCTCGGAGGAGGTGACGGCGCGCAGCGTCAGCTCCGCGGTGCCGCCGTCGGCGAAGTCGACGGTGAGGGTGTCGCCGAGCTTCAGCCCGTGGTCCTTGGCGAAGTCCTCGCCGACGGACATGCTGTCCTTCTTGTAGGCGTCGGCCAGGTCGCCGCGCACGGTCACGGTCCTGAGGTCCTGCGCGTAGGTCGCGGAGGCGGCGGTCAGGCCGTACTCCTCGACGGTCTCGCCGTCCGGCAGCGTCAGGTCGGCGTCGAGGGCCTTGTAGTGCGTGACGTGCTCCATGTGCGGGGCCTCGTCGAGGACCTTCGCGGCCTCCGGGACGATCGGCTGGCCGCCGTCGGCCTGGATGATGAAGTCCGCGCCCACCGACTTGTCCAGCTCCTCCGTCGCCGAGGCGACCATGGAGGACCCGACCACCGACAGGCAGGCGACCAGCGAGAGCCCGATCATCAGCGCCGAGGCGGTCGCCCCGGTGCGCCGCGGGTTGCGCAGCGCGTTGCGCTCGGCCATGCGGCCCACCGGGCCGAAGATCCGCAGCACGCCGGCTGCGAGGGCCCGTACCAGCAGACCGGCCAGCACCGGTGCGAAGACGATGAAGCCCAGCAGGGACAGCAGCACGCCGCCCGCGAGGTACATCGCGCCGTCGGCCGCCTCGTCGACGCGGGTGGTGAGGAAGAGCAGCCCGCCGCCGCCTGCGGTGAGCAGCACGCCCAGCGTGGTGCGTACGGCACCCGCCTTGCGGTCGCCCGGCGTGCCGGCCTCGCGCAGCGCGGCCATCGGCGAGACCTTGCCCGCCCGGCGGGCCGGCAGCCACGCGGCGAGCACGGTGACGATGACGCCGAGGACGATGCCCACGATGGGCGTGGTGGCATTGATCGTCAGGTCGGCGGTGTTGAGTTCCATGCCGGCCGCGCCCATGAGCTTCATCAGCCCCACGGCGATGCCGATGCCCGCGCCGACGCCGAGGACCGAGCCGATGACGCCGAGGAGCAGCGCCTCGACGAGCACCGAGCGGTTGACCTGGCGGCGGCTGGACCCGATGGCCCGCAGCAGCCCCAGCTCGCGGGTGCGCTGGGCGACGAGCATCGAGAAGGTGTTGACGATGAGGAAGATGCCCACGAGGACGGCGATGCCGGCGAAGCCGAGCATGGCGTACTTCATGACGTCCATGAAGCTGCCGAGGTCGTTCTTGTTCTCCTCGACGACCTCGTCCTTCGTCTGCACCTTGAGGGGCTCGGCGGAGTCGGCCACGGCCTTCTGGACGTCGGCCTTCAGCGCTTCGTTGGAGACGCCGGCGTCGGCGGTGAGGTTGACCGAGGAGAAGACGCCGGGCTTGCCGAGGAGCTTCTCCTGCGCGGTCGCGGTGTCGAAGTAGACGATCGTCGCGCCCGGGTTGGTGATCTTGAAGGTGGCGATGCCGACGACCTCGGAGGTGAACGAGCCCGGGGCCGCGATCGTACGGATCTTGTCGCCGATCTCCACGCCGTGCTTGTCGGCGGCGTCGGCGTCGATGACGACCTCGGTGGGGCCGCGCGGCTCGTGGCCCGAGGTGATCTCGGTGGTTTCCAGCTCCAGCCGGTCCCAGTTGGTGCCGATGGTGGGGGCGCCGGTGGTGGAGCCGAGGTTGTCGTTGTCGGCGTTCGCGACGGTGATGGCGTCGTTGGCCACCTCGCCCTCGACGGCCTTGACGCCGTCGACCTTCTCGACCCGCGCCAGCTCCGCGGCCGGCATCGTCGGCTGCGGCTTGCGGCCCCAGTCGCCGTCGTCGTTGTCCGCGGCCTTGGGGCTGACGCGGACGTCGGAGGCGGATGCCTTGAAGAGCCGGTCGAAGGTGGTGGTCATGGTGTCGGAGAAGACGAGCGTGCCGCACACGAACGCCACCGACAGGACGACGGCGACTGCGGAGAGCGCCATGCGTCCCTTATGGGAGAAGAAGTTGCGCATGGAGGTCTTGAGGACGGTCATCTCAGGCCACCCGGCCCCGCGCGTCGAAGGACTTCATCCGGTCGAGGACCTGCTCGGAGGTCGGGTTCCACATCTCGTCGACGATGCGGCCGTCGGCGAGGTAGAGGACGCGGTCGGCGTAGCCGGCGGCGACCGGGTCGTGGGTGACCATCACGATGGTCTGGCCCAGCTCGTCCACCGAGCGGCGCAGGAAGCCGAGAACCTCGGCGCCGGCGCGGGAGTCGAGGTTGCCGGTCGGCTCGTCGCCGAAGATGATCTCCGGCCGGGAGGCGAGCGCCCGCGCCACCGCGACGCGCTGCTGCTGGCCGCCGGAGAGCTGGCTCGGGCGGTGCTTGAGCCGGTCGGCCAGGCCCACGGTGCCCACCACGCGCTCCAGCCACTCGCGGTCGGGCTTGCGGCCCGCGATGTCCATGGGCAGCGTGATGTTCTCCAGGGCGTTGAGGGTGGGCAGGAGGTTGAACGCCTGGAAGATGAAGCCCACGCGGTCGCGCCGCAGTTGGGTCAGCTTCTTGTCCTTCAGCCCGGTGATCTCGGTCTCGTCGATCCAGATGCGGCCCGCCGTGACCGTGTCGAGGCCGGCGAGGCAGTGCATGAGGGTCGACTTGCCGGAGCCCGAGGGCCCCATGATGGCGGTGAACTGGCCCCGGGCGATGTCCACATCGACGTTGTCGAGAGCGAGGACCCGCGTTTCCCCCGAGCCGTACGCCTTGGTCACCTGTCGCGCTCGTGCGGCGACGGCCGTGCGCGCCGCTACAGCCGTAGTCACTGTCGTGTCTCCTTCGTCTGTGGAACCGCCCCTGCGGAACCTGTTCGCGCCGCTGCTGCGGCGCTGTTTCGTCGTGTGTATGAGTCTCGTGAGCGGGGGCCGGGAAATCCCTGGTGCCTGGCGCCGTATCCGGTGTGGGGATATCCCCACCCCGCTACTGGGGAAGGAC from Streptomyces sp. CMB-StM0423 includes the following:
- a CDS encoding ABC transporter ATP-binding protein; the encoded protein is MTTAVAARTAVAARARQVTKAYGSGETRVLALDNVDVDIARGQFTAIMGPSGSGKSTLMHCLAGLDTVTAGRIWIDETEITGLKDKKLTQLRRDRVGFIFQAFNLLPTLNALENITLPMDIAGRKPDREWLERVVGTVGLADRLKHRPSQLSGGQQQRVAVARALASRPEIIFGDEPTGNLDSRAGAEVLGFLRRSVDELGQTIVMVTHDPVAAGYADRVLYLADGRIVDEMWNPTSEQVLDRMKSFDARGRVA
- a CDS encoding ABC transporter permease, encoding MTVLKTSMRNFFSHKGRMALSAVAVVLSVAFVCGTLVFSDTMTTTFDRLFKASASDVRVSPKAADNDDGDWGRKPQPTMPAAELARVEKVDGVKAVEGEVANDAITVANADNDNLGSTTGAPTIGTNWDRLELETTEITSGHEPRGPTEVVIDADAADKHGVEIGDKIRTIAAPGSFTSEVVGIATFKITNPGATIVYFDTATAQEKLLGKPGVFSSVNLTADAGVSNEALKADVQKAVADSAEPLKVQTKDEVVEENKNDLGSFMDVMKYAMLGFAGIAVLVGIFLIVNTFSMLVAQRTRELGLLRAIGSSRRQVNRSVLVEALLLGVIGSVLGVGAGIGIAVGLMKLMGAAGMELNTADLTINATTPIVGIVLGVIVTVLAAWLPARRAGKVSPMAALREAGTPGDRKAGAVRTTLGVLLTAGGGGLLFLTTRVDEAADGAMYLAGGVLLSLLGFIVFAPVLAGLLVRALAAGVLRIFGPVGRMAERNALRNPRRTGATASALMIGLSLVACLSVVGSSMVASATEELDKSVGADFIIQADGGQPIVPEAAKVLDEAPHMEHVTHYKALDADLTLPDGETVEEYGLTAASATYAQDLRTVTVRGDLADAYKKDSMSVGEDFAKDHGLKLGDTLTVDFADGGTAELTLRAVTSSETTLDAGAAYLNLTTARDYIKAGDLPFDDIMFGKAKEGQEEAAYASLKELMDPYPQYQVRDQTDFKQTLKDQVGQMLNLVNGLLALAIIVAVLGVVNTLALSVVERTREIGLVRAIGLSRRQLRRMIRLESVVIALFGALLGLGLGLAWGMAAQQLLALEGLKVLDIPWPTIGVVFAGSAVVGLFAALVPAFRAGRMNVLNAIATE